Part of the Cystobacter ferrugineus genome, GGCCGCGGTCGAAGGCATGTATGCCGACGTGTCGATGGACGGAGAGCAGGTCTACGTGGCGTTCAGCCACTCGAGCCGCTCGGGGTGGACCGCGGCGATCGTCAGTCCCAGGCATGTGCTGGACGCGCCTGTGGGAGACTCGATGCTGGCCGTCGGCGGTCTGGGGCTCGGGCTGTTGCTGGTGAGCGCGGGCGGCGCCTGGGTCTTCTCCCGGCGGCTCGCGCGCTCCATCTCGGAGGCGGAGGCGGCCGCGGCCGCGCTCGCCGAGGGCAACCCTCCCCGCATGGAGCCCTCCAGCGTGCGGGAGCTCGCGCGGCTCGGCGAAGCCCTGGATCGCTCCAGGCTGTTGCTGCGCGAGCGGGAGGCCGAACGGGATGCGCACCTCGCCAGCGCCGAGGCGGCACGGGCCGAGGCCGTCGCGGCCACGCGGGCCAAGGACGCGTTCCTCGCCATGCTCGGACACGAGCTGCGCAACCCCCTCGCTCCCATCGTGACCTCGCTGGAGCTGTTGCGCAGGCGGGGTCTCGCCCAGACCCCCGAGCACGAGGTCATCTCGCGGCAGCTCCGGCACGTCGTGCGGCTCGTGGATGATCTGCTCGACGTGGCGCGGATCACTCGCGGGCAGATGTCGTTGCACCGTGTGCCGCTCGAGCTCGCGTCCGTGGTCTCCCGGGCCGTGGAGGCGGCCTCGCCCCTGATTGAACAGCGGCGGCATGCGCTCGCGCTCCATGTGCCTTCTTCGGAGCTGCCCGTCCTGGGGGACGCCGATCGGCTGACGCAGGTGGTGGCCAATCTCCTCACCAACGCGGCCCGGTACACGCCTCCCGGCGGACACATCCGGCTGCGGGCCCACGACCACGAGGGGGGCATCGCGCTCGTCGTCGAGGACGATGGCCAGGGAATCCCACCGGAGCTGAGCTCGCGGATCTTCGAGCCGTTCGTCCAGGGGCCCCGGTCGCTCGATCGGAGCGAGGGCGGGCTCGGCATTGGCCTGGCGCTCGTGCGCAGCCTCGTCGACGCGCATGGAGGGCGTGTCGAGCTCCACAGTGATGGGCCCGGCCGGGGCAGCACCTTCACGGTCTGGCTGCCGAGACACGTCCAGGCGGAGCTTCCAGTTCCCGAGGAGGTGCGGAAGACGTCTGTTCCCCCCGCGGTGGGGGCCGCGCCCGAGCGCCCCGTGCGCGTCCTCGTCGTCGACGACAATGTCGATGCCGCGGAGGCGCTGGCCGAGTTGCTGGGCCTGAGCGGATATGAGGTGGCCGTGGCGCATGATTGCGAGGGGGCGCTGAGCCGGGCCGAGGCGTTCCGCCCGGAGATGGCGCTGCTCGACATTGGCTTGCCCGACGTGGATGGGTACGGGGTCGCCGAGCGCATCCAGGATCGGTTGGGGCCGGCGAGCCCCGTCTTCGCCGCGCTCACGGGCTTCGGCCAGGAGACGGACCGCGCACGCAGTGCCGCGGCGGGCTTCCGTCGGCACTTCGTGAAGCCCATCGACATCGACGAACTGACCGCGTTCATCGAGTCCCTGCGACCGGCGCGAAGCGGGGCCGCGTGAGTGCCCTCCTCCTCGCGAGGGGCTGATTGCCCTCCTTCCAGGCGCGCGGGGTCGCCTCGCGGCTGGAAGCTTCATGGAATGCACCTGGTGGCGGACCCGGTTTCCGCTGCCGTCACCTCTGCCCAGGACACGATGTCGCCCGATCACTTCGAGCAGAAGTCCCCCCCGCAGCCTTCCGACCCCCGGTTGCCCGCTTCCCCTCCGAAGCACAATGAGCTCGCGTCGGCCCTGGCCGCGCCCTTCGAGCTGGATGTCGCCGGTGTGGGCGCGATGCTTCGCACGCTCCTGGCGTGGCCGGTCCGGGTCCCCGAGACGCTCCTCGCCGACAACATGCCGGACCCGTTCGCCCTCCGGCTGACGGCCACGAGCCCGGGTGGCGCGAGGACGCAGGGGCTGTGGCTCATCGCGACGTCGAACAACCTGCCCCATGCCTTCCCGCTCTACCGGTGGAACGAGGCGCGGGCGTGCTTCGAGGCGGCGGAGAAGGACGGGCGCCACCTGTGCGTGTTTCCCGAGGGGCACCTGCCGGCGTGGTGGAACCGGGGCGAGCCGGTGCCGACCGAGCCGGACCTGCCCGCGGATCTCCTGTTCGCGCGCTGGGCGCCGGAGATTTTCGAGCTCGGAGAGTGGCTGGTGCTCTTCTACACCGCGCGTGATCGCAAGGGCGTGCTGCGCAGTGCCTACGCCACCAGCCGCTGCATCGAGGGCCCGTGGACGGACCATGGGCCGCTGGACGTCAATCCGCGCGTGAAGGAGCTCGTCCCCGACTACCCGGGGGAGAACCTGGAGCTGGGCACCATCGACGGGACCCTGGTGCGGTTCGAGGACGAGAGCGGACGCAAGCGCCAGGCGCTGGTGGTCAAGGTGGATGGCAATGCCCTGCGTTGGGTGGATCCGACCACTGGCCAGAAGCGCGTCGCGCCGACCCCGTTGGTCGCGCGCGAGTTCACCTTCGGGGCGGATGGAGCG contains:
- a CDS encoding family 43 glycosylhydrolase, whose translation is MHLVADPVSAAVTSAQDTMSPDHFEQKSPPQPSDPRLPASPPKHNELASALAAPFELDVAGVGAMLRTLLAWPVRVPETLLADNMPDPFALRLTATSPGGARTQGLWLIATSNNLPHAFPLYRWNEARACFEAAEKDGRHLCVFPEGHLPAWWNRGEPVPTEPDLPADLLFARWAPEIFELGEWLVLFYTARDRKGVLRSAYATSRCIEGPWTDHGPLDVNPRVKELVPDYPGENLELGTIDGTLVRFEDESGRKRQALVVKVDGNALRWVDPTTGQKRVAPTPLVAREFTFGADGALRFVGTPHVILTDGPQHGGLVEGQFFVRENGQLYVIYSAGFFGNHEYRTYVGKIDDVLHGEVRDERLLMDSQSPALGGAWNGPGHPSLAKLGEGLYALYLHAWRNGTDYVADGEARKVLRFHLSFRDEQGQACEPFIVEDRQGSRGAPRTVEAA
- a CDS encoding hybrid sensor histidine kinase/response regulator → MSLAPPQPLPLRWHLVRLVSGTLLPAVAFAAVIAFQLARLERGTVEKRAVHSARVLAESFEREMSGSIQALQALAESDRLDHGELEAFHVESERVRRTQPSWRHVLLLSPEGQPLVNTAYSFGAALPPLAERESFARVLETRQPLVGNLVVGQGARKQLAFPVRVPVVREGVLRYVLTAVITPQSLAGVVDSPSSDNADEWTRVLVDREGTVVARTREPARFVGRSATRPFLEKTRAAVEGMYADVSMDGEQVYVAFSHSSRSGWTAAIVSPRHVLDAPVGDSMLAVGGLGLGLLLVSAGGAWVFSRRLARSISEAEAAAAALAEGNPPRMEPSSVRELARLGEALDRSRLLLREREAERDAHLASAEAARAEAVAATRAKDAFLAMLGHELRNPLAPIVTSLELLRRRGLAQTPEHEVISRQLRHVVRLVDDLLDVARITRGQMSLHRVPLELASVVSRAVEAASPLIEQRRHALALHVPSSELPVLGDADRLTQVVANLLTNAARYTPPGGHIRLRAHDHEGGIALVVEDDGQGIPPELSSRIFEPFVQGPRSLDRSEGGLGIGLALVRSLVDAHGGRVELHSDGPGRGSTFTVWLPRHVQAELPVPEEVRKTSVPPAVGAAPERPVRVLVVDDNVDAAEALAELLGLSGYEVAVAHDCEGALSRAEAFRPEMALLDIGLPDVDGYGVAERIQDRLGPASPVFAALTGFGQETDRARSAAAGFRRHFVKPIDIDELTAFIESLRPARSGAA